A single genomic interval of Mangifera indica cultivar Alphonso chromosome 5, CATAS_Mindica_2.1, whole genome shotgun sequence harbors:
- the LOC123215823 gene encoding protein PLANT CADMIUM RESISTANCE 2-like, which yields MDSANPELEAWSSELCDCFSDCFTSNPKLEAWSSGLCDCFSDCSTRCLTIWCPCITFGRVAEIADRGYTSCATAGVLYLLLGAVTGLTFCYTCCYRKKMRQQFKLEETPCCDCLVHFFCQACALCQEYRELKRRGFDMSIGWHGNMERQNRGVAMEAVPPFVEGGMKR from the exons ATGGATTCAGCGAACCCCGAATTGGAAGCTTGGTCTTCGGAACTCTGCGACTGCTTCTCTGACTGCTTCACCT CGAACCCCAAATTGGAAGCTTGGTCTTCGGGACTCTGCGACTGCTTCTCTGACTGCTCCACCC GTTGCTTGACGATTTGGTGTCCATGCATCACTTTTGGCCGAGTTGCTGAGATTGCAGACCGAGGATATACTT CTTGTGCTACAGCAGGAGTACTTTATCTTCTACTTGGTGCGGTAACTGGTTTAACATTTTGCTACACTTGCTGTTATCGCAAAAAGATGCGGCAACAGTTCAAGCTAGAAGAGACCCCTTGTTGCGACTGCTTGGTTCATTTTTTCTGCCAAGCCTGTGCCCTTTGTCAAGAATATCGCGAGCTCAAAAGACGTGGATTTGACATGTCTATTG GATGGCATGGTAATATGGAAAGGCAAAATCGGGGAGTGGCCATGGAAGCTGTTCCTCCTTTTGTGGAAGGTGGCATGAAAAGGTAG